In Hemibagrus wyckioides isolate EC202008001 linkage group LG16, SWU_Hwy_1.0, whole genome shotgun sequence, the sequence tcaatcaaatcaaatcaatcaatcatgtttacttgttaaatctataacatgAAGAAAATtctacatcactcatcacaccagcTGGTtgctgacaaaaaaaacaaacatggagaggtttatttactgactttgtagctcaaatgatttatttatttattgatttgatttattatttatttgaaaatgatttattcCAAGCTCACTTCCCACAGTGAAAGCCCCAAAATGCAACGTAGTGATACAATGCTGTTGTATTGAGTTGCCGAGCGTAGCAGCACTGATATCCGTATTAGAACAGTGTATAGATGAAGAGATAAGAAAGCTGGAGAGATGCTATCAAGAATGTTAATTCTAAAGATGAATAAGAATATCACTCTGATTTTTAGTTCATCCTCTGATTCATCTTTGATTTGATTGGCAGGTGATGGCGTCTCGCCGGGCACTTAAAGCCGTGCTCATTGATTTAAGTGGGACTCTTCACATTGAGGATGCGGCTGTACCTGGAGCTCGGGAAGCACTTGCAAGGTTAGATAACATCAAGGCTAAAGTTATTGATGAGCTCAGCTTGTAATGTCACTTACACCTACTGTTATTGAGCCGACCTGGAAAAAGATACTactataacaaaaacaaaaaatcagtaAATAACCAGCACACATCATGTTTCTTAAATAAGCCTCCAGTGGATTTGTGCTAGTCTCAGAACACCTTTTTCCCTTTATAGAAGACAAACTCACAAACAGAGTAGCTCTCACGAGTAAAAGCAGGACACGACCTCAACACTGCTGCATATGAGTTTTTCATTAGTTAGTTGAAGCTTAGCTGAGCTGCTGTAATGAAACAATGCACAAATAAAATCTTGGAGGCTATAAAGGTTTTCTGCACAATGCACTTTTACTGTGACTACACACctttaacacacctgaacatctgtTACATCACTTTACATtctgtactgttactacatgtaacataactgtacatcatattctactgttactacatgtaacataactgtacatcatattctactgttactacatgtaacataactgtacatcatattctactgttactacatgtaacataactgtacatcatattctactgttactacatgtaacattactgaccatcatattctactgttactacatgtaacattactgaccatcatattctactgttactacatgtaacattactgaccatcatattctactgttactacatgtaacattactgaccatcatattctactgttactacatgtaacattactgaccatcatattctactgttactacatgtaacattactgaccatcatattctactgttactacatgtaacatgtaacacaATTGCAAATCCTGTTCTGTTTTTCAtctaatttcttatttttatattcaatttctttatttactttagtTTATTTACATGCACAGTTCTTTCaagttgtatatatatatctgcaTATGTGACATAAATTCTTGTATCTTCTCTGTGTGCTTTTTATTCAGGTTGCGTCGTGCTCCAGTGGCCGTCAAATTTGTAACTAACACAACCAAAGAGTGTAAGAGGACGCTGCTGGAACGACTGCAGCGTCTCAGCTTTGACATTGAAGAGCAGGAGATCTTTACTTCACTGACTGCCGCTCGAAACCTGTTGGAGCAGAAGAATGTGCGCCCCTTGCTGCTGGTGGAGGATAGTGCGCTGGAGGACTTTGCAGGTGAGCTTACAGCACCGACGCACCTCATTTAATTCACGAAGCAGCTAATGATTATTCTGGAAGACTCATTACACTTACACTTCACACCTTGTTCTTGTCCCAGGTTTAGAGACTTCAGATCCTAACGCTGTTGTGATAGGCTTAGCACCCGATCACTTCAACTATGAAAAGCTTAATAAAGCTTTCAGGTGAGAAACTCTTCTCTTAGAAAATGACACTTTCAGGTCTTTTGCTATTTGCTTTCTATTATGATCACACCCCCAGATACAGCTGAAGTCAGTGATTGGATAGATACAGTCAGTGATTGGATAAAGTTAGTGGATAGTGAAAAGTGATGCGGTTTTTAGCCAAAGGTTTTGCTTTTCAGTATGCCACATTTTCTTCACATCAGTATCACCTATGTACTGCTTTTCACGTTGGATTCTTCTAATAAAGTTGTGCTTTTcacactgtgtttttatttacatgtgaAAACTGACTTTCCTGACTTTTCCCCCCTACATTAGGCTAATTCTGGATGGTGCCCCTCTCATCGCCATCCATAAAGCCCGTTACTACAAGAGGAAAGACGGCCTGGCGCTGGGACCCGGACCGTTCGTGACAGGACTGGAATATTCCACCGACACAAAGGCCACTGTGGTGGGCAAACCAGAGAAAACCTTCTTCCTGGAAGCCCTGCGGGATCTGAACTGCAGCCCCGAGGAGGCCGTTATGATCGGAGATGTGAGTGCGATGCATCATGTTACCGATACATATACTATAGATTTAAAAGTTAATATAAACCATTGTTCTGGTATCACTGCTACAGGACGCTAGGGATGATGTTGGCGGAGCTCAGAACACAGGGATGATGGGAATATTAGTCAAAACTGGTACTTTTCACCTTATTTTGCATTCATTGCTTTACATTTTATccaatatcattattattattataaactatataattatgtattttattgttatCAGGTAAATACAGAGCAGGTGATGAAGGTAAAATAAATCctcctcctcacctgacatgtGAGAGCTTCCCTGAAGCTGTTAATCACATCCTTCAACATCTGCTGGACACTAAATAACTTCTGTGATGCTGATTAAGAGGGACATTTGATATGTGTGCCAAAAAACACAATACCGTAATAAACTCTACAGCGTTGTGTTAAAATGTCTGCTGATGGACTGCTGATCATTACAActgctgtaaataataataataataacaacgaCTTGAACCCTTTCTGTGACTGCATTACACTCCAGGCTTGTATGATAATGCGGAGACAATGTTATCAATAAAAACTACACAGATATACAATCTTCACTGTCTTCTATTTTGAGTCACGCTTTTTGTGAAATATGTGCTGtacatttctatgaatatactggctctagtaggctaggtaaaaacagaaatacttcaagcactgtctactttcatatgagtgATTAAGCACCAATGTGGAGTGACCTGACAAAGAAATCCAATGCTGAATATGGACACAATATTGGAATGGGAATTCTTTTGGCTGCTGAGGTTAAAAgttaaaaccttttttaaatgtaatgtacATATACAGACAATCTATGTCTATGGTAAGTTTGGGTAATTTAAGCATCCCTGACACTGATCAAGTGTAACACAATACAGGTTTAGTACACAGAAATCAAAAGCATGAAAAGATTTTATTAAAATCTGACAAATATTGACTGGCTCACaggggttgttgttgtttagtggtGCATCAAACATCATCAACAGTCTTTAATACAGAACCTTATATGAAGATGACCCGAGAGCAGTTTATCACAGACACCTTTTACAAGCTCAGCCTGTCCAGGACACGTAGCACAACTTGCTCCCTTAACCATTTGTTTCACTCTTGaagtctgatttttatttattgatttatttttaaatgctgaCATGACACAAATCTCTGAAAAAGGTTTAACGATATGGCTGTGCGAGGTGACAGGGGCGTCACCATTTAATGAAGAACGAATCGTGTAAACATGACTAAGAGAGACGCTTGAAAGTTCCATTGAGCAACATTATACAAACAAAATATCAGGATTTACCGATCTCCAGACATataaaactttggaatagccaCACGAATCCTTTATGCCCAGGATACAACAGTGAGACAATTACATtgcatgtacaaaaaaaaaaaaaaaaagaagtccaTTTTCTTTCGCCAGTTAGTCCACGGTCCATGTCGAGTCGGCTTTCATCCGAATAgcaataataacacaatacacacggCATTTACTATTATCAAAGGCACTGTGGACAGAAACAGGGAAAGAGGTTAATTCTCAAAAAGCAAGAGAACAATTCAATCTCATTCTGGCTAGAAAACGTTAGAAGGCTTACCTCTCATAACTGTCCTGACAGATCGGATAAGATTTAGCATTTGAGCTTTGATTCCTGGTTCGTCTCCAAAGCCTCCGATGCCTTGATCCGCTCCCCAACCGACTGCAAATGAAGATAGATTCATCAgtaagatttcagacttttcaGGATACGGACACTATATGGAGCAACGGGCATTCAATAGGTGTCTAGTTTAACATTTTGCTCACACAGAAAAGAAGGACAAATTGTTCTTCATGTGTTCAGTCTTTGTGTGGGAATTAGTACAATGTATTGcgaacaatttttttattttgaacctTATCCACCACATTCCCATTCCCAACCTTTACATTTTGTTCTCACGGACAATTTATAAACCTGGCCCAAAATTTCACCTTTCCACCAGCCACCTAGTTCCAAACTGTAAACCGTTAACCAGGGACCTCTTTAAATGCACTTTAAAtgtgtatagttatattttgtctatttattagaGTTACAGAGAGGTCTATTCCACCATCAGAACACAGTAGGTCCAAGTCAAGCACTTTATGTTTGAAGATTTATGGCTAGGACAactactttctgtccttagctctgtgttgtttcataGCTCTATGCTGTTTTacgtagcaccagggtcctggagaaacgtcgTCTCATTTCACGTCAGCTACCtatggctgaaatgacaataaaagctccttgacttgacttgaattaAATGCATTCAATTTTAGGGACCAgtctataataatgtaaaaaaacaaacaaacaaagaaaataaaacattaacaatAACAGGTTATGATTTCcactactgtaaataaaattcaattaaaacaaaataaagaccccagactaaaaataaaaaactttctTTGCTTCTCCTGATGGAAGACGTGGGagaataaaagataaaataaaagatgGAGAAAAGAAGATAGTGAGTTGTGCACATGTCCAACTATTTGAGACTGACTTTCCATTTTACTTTAATATCACTGGGATTCTCTCAGGGTTAAGCTGACCAGCTAAACAGTCTCTGGGCAGTAGttttcgggggggggggggggggggaggcaGATCAGgttaaaatatttctatattcaAAAATGATGGCTGTGATCCTTCATGAAGATGGAAACACACCTCTGAACTTATGGCAAATCTTATCATGTCCTGAACTTATAAGTTACATTATAGAGGCCATCTGTATACACATACAACAACTACGGATCACTATATAACCATCAAGCCACAGCATTAGACCCCAAATCATcagattatatatattttatgttttatattcagTCTTATGACACATGATAGAAAATCCCAATGGTCAATGGGACAGGAAGCTCAATAACCAGCTGATGCCTGCTGCTGGACTCAATAGCATTTTTAAACGGAAATAAACACCAAGACAGAACATGGACAGCACATGaactaacactcacacaaatcATGCCTTACTTTTGCTGAGAAATCTTTCTTCGTGCAGCACAGCAATGGCATTCGTACACAAAATCGCCGCCTGAATCAGGGAGTACAAGGTAAACGCCATGTTGGCACTTCTCCTCTGACGTAATGACGTTGCACGCACTCGGCACGCCTCGTTGCGTAGGGACGTAAGAAAGAATTCTACGTGCGTTGCTTAAAGTCAAGTCACCATACGTGGAGCGTACAGGCTGGcttgacatacacacacacacagaaacacacacacacacacacacacacacagaaacacacacacacacacacacttatatatatatatatatatatatatatatatatatatatatatatatatatatatatatatatatgttcaatgtttcagtactttttgcataactcaCAAAagtcacaactggtgtttgatccatgaatcgactaataaattttctggttcaattagaactggtatttaaacagtcctcttcatcatgctgttcacattttgacatcatgagaccaagaccacacctaacaattggtcaacagtacctcgccattgcaaggcttcaaacaggatgttctcagagggaagtggccactgagcttagagtgtcacagagtgtcatcagcaggttgcgacagagatacagagagactggaagagtcacagaaaggcatagaagtggacgtcctttggccacatcccacgttgatgaccgcttcattgtgaacagcgccctgcggaaccggatgaatgccactcaactccaggcacatttaagggaggtgagaggcactcaagtgtcacgtcagaccattcgaaaccgtttacatcagcgtggtctgtgtgctagacgacctgcaagggtacctgaccacaccaccaggcacaggcgtcggaccagggagcatttacgctggacgagggaccagtgggcctcagtgctgttctctgatgaaagtcgattcacgttgagcagaaatgatggccgccaacgatgttggagacgtcaaggagagcgctatgcttcagccactgttgtggtggtgttacagtctgggcaggtgtgtctactcaatacagaactgccctacatcttgtgaatggtacagtgacaagccaatactacctgaataacatcattaatccagtctttgtgcccctgcatgaacaacacaggcctaatttcatcttcatggacgacaatgctccagctccatcattagggaacggctgctggaggctggggtacctcaaatggagtggtctgcactttctccagacctgaatcccatagaaaacctatgggatcagccgagtcgctgtgtagaggctcctaaccctgcaccccagaacctcaatgacctgagggccgcccttcaagaagagtggaatgccatgcctcagcagacaataagtcgacccGTGAGAGAGCATGAGCATGAGActtcgttgtcaagctgtaattgatggtcaaagGCACATGACacattattgagacattgacattttttgttgtggtatacccaccactgttgttggtttttgtttcaataaattgtttgagatgaggaaatcactattgcatgcttctacttaaatgccctactttcatgatataatatcactgtagcgtgaacgttttacattttccataaatttcacccaaaagccaaatatccttaactttttgtgagtagtgtatatatatatatatatatatatataatatacaatataggATTTTTTTACGTTTCAAAAATATGATTTTGTTTAACATGCTTGGATTTGTAAAGTGTATAAAGgaattattttacaatatttcatcataacacattcatggatatctccccgtgcttggtgggtttcctctgggtgctccggtttcctcccaccgcctgacgcctgagataggcacaggctccccgtgacctgaggatagatcagatacagacaatgaaatgaaatgaaaaagaaacattcatggatatacagctctggaaaaaaaataagagaccactgcccaatctccagatttgaaccctgttgaaaacctctggaatgtcatcaagaggaagatggaagAGGAaagactggtggagatcatggagccaaaacgcatgcaactcggggttattccaccaaatactgatttcttaatgttatttagccaaagcattaacacaatttgtttacaaattatttgcattttgttttatttgagttattaaagctctgcagatactgatcttgggttattttcatgtgttgtcatttcctttaaatatacactctaaataacaatagttatatttggaatttaggagaaatattgtcagcagttcacaaaaaatgaaacaaaactgttcatctcaccaatacatgcacctggaagaaaaaaacataagaaactgattattttgcagtggtctcttaattttttccagagctatttatatattacaaaaaaaatacatttttgtaataGCAGATTTTGCTTCTGAATATAGAATATAGAGGAATACGCCTCAGCCTTCCTGACTGATTTGTCTCATGTTTCTTGTTTTCGTAGGATCCTACTCACTACTTGTAGCATGAGGCAGTATCTCACTCAGGTAGCACAGGTCATCAATCTCCTCTAGTATGGCACATCCATATGTGCTGTTGCAAGGAGGATTGGTGTGTCTCTCAACACAGTTTCAAGAGCATGAAGAAAATACCAGGTTAAACAAGGAGTGCTGGTCAGAAGGGCAACAACCCAGCAGAAGGACTGGTATCTGCTTCTTTGTGTAAAGAGGAACAGGAGGAGCACTGCAAtagccctacaaaatgacctcccACAGGAGGACCAAACTGTCAGACTCTTTGAGGTGGTATGAGGGCCCAACATCCTCTAGTGGGACCTGCACTCACAGCCCAGCACTGTGCAGATCGACTGGCATTTGCCAGAGTACACCAGAATTGGCAAGTCCTTCACTGGGGCCTCATTCTCTTCAAGGATGAGAGCAGGAGCACATATGACAGACAGCAAAGAATCTGAAAATGTCACAAAGTTCTGCTGCTTAAAACATCAtccattatgaccagtgagtcAGTGATGGTCTAAGGAAGCATATCTTTGGAAGGTCACACAGACCTCGACATGCTAGCCAACAGTACACTTACTGCTGTTAGGTACCAGGATGAAAATATCAGAGCCATTGTCAGGCCTTATGCTGGTGCAGTGGGCCCTGGGTTTCTCCTGGTGTATGACAATGCCCAGCTTTATTTGGCCAAAGTGTGTAGTCAGTTTCTGGATGACGAAGGCACTGACAGGTCCTCATGTTTCCCAGACCTGAATACAATTAAGGACCTTCATATAGCAccacagactgtccaggagctcattGTTGCCCTGATCCAGGTCTGGGAGAAGATCCCGCGGGATCTCATCAGGAGCATGCCCAGATGTTGTTGGGAGTGTAttccatatacaatatataatatttaaccATCAGTGGGTTGATGATTTCAGTTTCTATTGACCAATGTCACATCATTTTGTTCTCCACAAATTACAGTAATGATTTTCAACTTGAATACATCATTCATCAACAGCCAATGTGTGATTTAAGTGTTTAAGTCCCTTTTTTTCGAGCAGTATATCTTTTAATTCATTCTTTTTATTCAGTGTCTCAAGAACAAGGGGCATTGAATGTAGTCACATTATTGACAACAGTGCCAGACAAAATGTCTTACACAAAATTCAATATTAAATTCTTccaaaatttcttttttttcactggGATAAGTGGAACGGGATAAGTGTCACTGGGATAGGTGGGCGGGGCTTACAACTGCATCGAAGTTGTTGGTTTCAGTTATTCTGTTAAAATAAAtgctgaaataaacatttttctgtcGAGGTTCGAATTTTTCATGAGAGAATACACGGTCAGATTTTTTGGAtttggaatttattttaaaaaatgggaaagtggTTGGAATTCAACTAAACTATCATCTATGGTACttatttttcttcatgtttacaattttttatcatagcagtccTGAACAGGAAATAATTATGGGGTAATTATTGGTGGTAAACACTAAAGAAATGAACAGTAGTGCTATTTTGCCTccatttctgtctttctgtgcaCGTGAATTACGTATTTATGCTTGAATGGTGCTGTATAAATAACACCCACATAAGTGATTTTATCTACTggctttatcacacacacacacacacagaacgcTTGTATTTGACGTGTCGAAGCTCAAGTTAGGTCAAGGTCCGGAGCTTATACTTTATAAAAAGCTTTaatatgtatgtttttatcagCATTCTGCATTCCGAATTCACTGAAATCATTACATAGAACAATATATAGTATAATTGTATAGCGTAAATATTACAGAGGTGCATCACTTTTCATGAACGAATCTCATAACATCTCAGTTGTTTTTTAAacaagatgtaaatgtagaatcATGAAAGGAACATTAGAGGTGGACATAATCCTTTTATAATACTGTGATAACTCCAGCATTAGGTGAGGTTTTAGGTTTTAACCTTCTAAGTAGGTTTTTCATAATATTTACCAGGTTTCAAAAATGGACTCCTTGACATCCTTGGGCTAGAGATATCACTATCAGGTCAGTAAAGGACAATAGTGTGTGTCAGGAATGAAAATT encodes:
- the ier3ip1 gene encoding immediate early response 3-interacting protein 1; its protein translation is MAFTLYSLIQAAILCTNAIAVLHEERFLSKIGWGADQGIGGFGDEPGIKAQMLNLIRSVRTVMRVPLIIVNAVCIVLLLLFG
- the hdhd2 gene encoding haloacid dehalogenase-like hydrolase domain-containing protein 2, whose amino-acid sequence is MASRRALKAVLIDLSGTLHIEDAAVPGAREALARLRRAPVAVKFVTNTTKECKRTLLERLQRLSFDIEEQEIFTSLTAARNLLEQKNVRPLLLVEDSALEDFAGLETSDPNAVVIGLAPDHFNYEKLNKAFRLILDGAPLIAIHKARYYKRKDGLALGPGPFVTGLEYSTDTKATVVGKPEKTFFLEALRDLNCSPEEAVMIGDDARDDVGGAQNTGMMGILVKTGKYRAGDEGKINPPPHLTCESFPEAVNHILQHLLDTK